A single genomic interval of Streptomyces sp. 1222.5 harbors:
- a CDS encoding group II truncated hemoglobin has translation MTTMYEHVGGEKALRRFAEHFHHTVLDDPLLAPLFRAGSPDHADHLAAFFTEMLGGPARYTGELGGFIALLRAHLGMRITPEMSERFVTLMLASADAVGLPDDDRFRKAFTANVEKAAGFTTKASQDDNHPMLQPPYPELGRWQW, from the coding sequence ATGACGACGATGTACGAACACGTCGGCGGTGAGAAGGCGTTGCGCCGGTTCGCGGAGCACTTCCACCACACGGTGCTCGACGACCCGCTGCTGGCACCTCTGTTCCGCGCCGGCTCACCGGACCACGCCGACCACCTGGCGGCGTTCTTCACCGAGATGCTCGGCGGTCCGGCCCGGTACACCGGGGAACTCGGCGGATTCATCGCCCTGTTGCGGGCCCATCTCGGCATGCGGATCACCCCGGAGATGAGCGAGCGGTTCGTCACGCTGATGCTCGCGTCCGCCGACGCGGTGGGGCTGCCCGACGACGACCGCTTCCGCAAGGCGTTCACCGCCAACGTCGAGAAGGCGGCCGGTTTCACGACCAAGGCGTCGCAGGACGACAACCACCCCATGCTCCAGCCGCCGTACCCCGAACTGGGCCGCTGGCAGTGGTGA
- a CDS encoding lanthionine synthetase LanC family protein, with translation MAANEVYRELGESAWAWVLRQIREDDGPWLPEIVPEDGAPGAPAPDRDTLYAGIAGLAPVLAEIARYREPTAGERSLADGIVSRLSAQAAHRAEPSLYDGLAGDAMALRLLAPGTESVALRRLAHLATPDGWRTTLEFEPGSDAPLNDIVMGNAGVVLTAVWAGGESAEAIATTGCEALLRVADRTEAGLDWGIAPGATSKCPNYSHGTAGVASALAVAGVALDRADFVEAAVEGARHVVSMGSLEGGGLVVPHTIPPSKRDVEPVTYTWCHGPAGTSHLFAALAHAGVAEVSGLPVGELRDRCLTSLLTSGVPQRLRPGFWDNDGRCCGTAGVGDVLLDAAQDCGTPARADTLVRAARTMGDALVTRAIRDDTGTRWRFLEHRRDPPLLPPGTAWMQGAAGIAAYLLRLARFVETGPDAPVVDRPDQWWAVPARLRATTA, from the coding sequence GTGGCGGCGAACGAGGTGTACCGGGAACTGGGCGAGAGCGCCTGGGCATGGGTGTTGCGGCAGATCCGCGAGGACGACGGCCCCTGGCTGCCCGAGATCGTCCCGGAGGACGGCGCGCCCGGGGCACCGGCGCCGGACCGCGACACGCTGTACGCGGGAATCGCGGGCCTCGCCCCGGTGCTGGCGGAGATCGCGCGGTACCGGGAACCGACGGCGGGCGAGCGGAGCCTGGCGGACGGAATCGTCTCCCGGCTGTCGGCTCAGGCCGCGCACCGAGCCGAACCGTCCCTCTACGACGGCCTGGCGGGCGACGCCATGGCACTCAGGCTGCTGGCCCCGGGCACGGAGTCGGTCGCCCTGCGGCGGCTGGCCCACCTGGCGACCCCCGACGGGTGGCGGACCACGCTCGAATTCGAACCCGGTTCCGACGCCCCCCTCAACGACATCGTCATGGGCAACGCCGGAGTGGTGCTGACGGCGGTGTGGGCGGGCGGTGAATCCGCGGAGGCCATCGCGACGACGGGCTGCGAGGCGCTGCTGCGCGTGGCCGACCGCACCGAGGCCGGCCTGGACTGGGGCATCGCCCCGGGCGCCACCTCGAAGTGCCCGAACTACTCGCACGGCACCGCCGGAGTGGCATCGGCGCTCGCCGTGGCCGGCGTGGCGCTCGACCGCGCGGACTTCGTCGAGGCGGCGGTGGAAGGCGCCCGGCACGTGGTGTCCATGGGCTCGTTGGAGGGCGGCGGCCTGGTCGTCCCGCACACCATCCCGCCCTCCAAGCGGGACGTGGAACCGGTGACCTACACCTGGTGCCACGGCCCGGCGGGCACCTCGCACCTGTTCGCCGCGCTGGCGCACGCGGGCGTCGCCGAGGTGTCCGGCCTGCCGGTCGGCGAGCTGCGGGACCGCTGCCTGACCTCGCTGCTGACCTCCGGAGTCCCGCAGCGACTGCGCCCCGGCTTCTGGGACAACGACGGCCGCTGCTGCGGAACCGCGGGCGTCGGGGACGTACTGCTGGACGCGGCACAGGACTGCGGGACGCCCGCTCGGGCGGACACCCTGGTGCGGGCCGCGCGCACGATGGGCGACGCGCTGGTGACACGGGCGATCAGGGACGACACGGGCACGCGCTGGCGCTTCCTGGAACACCGCCGGGACCCGCCGCTGCTGCCCCCGGGCACCGCGTGGATGCAGGGCGCGGCGGGCATCGCGGCGTACCTGCTCCGTCTCGCCCGCTTCGTCGAGACCGGACCGGACGCACCGGTGGTGGACCGCCCGGACCAGTGGTGGGCCGTGCCCGCGCGCCTGCGCGCCACCACCGCGTGA
- a CDS encoding tetratricopeptide repeat protein: MKFFRSRGRDGAGQATESPLIRAMTLYQGGSYAEAEAESRAVAAARSGLRDDPYVPLALGMAALAANAQGRHAEAVAAYGGLLPEFGRILGAAHPQTLKLRSDRAQALSALARYAESEAECTALARIARRGAGPHMALLAAAARNGQIFALNGLGRHTEAETVAREALAAHGDRDRFRLVLLLGLARSLNGQGRHTEALAEAGRADELRRGLPEGEGRSEIGGVELAFSTALFGLGRDAEARTLAATAHASCLAAFGPDHRRTVEAREVLDRADTPDRPHT, from the coding sequence ATGAAGTTCTTCCGGTCCCGCGGCCGCGACGGCGCCGGGCAGGCCACGGAATCGCCGTTGATCCGGGCCATGACCCTGTATCAAGGCGGGAGTTACGCGGAGGCGGAGGCCGAGAGCCGCGCCGTGGCGGCCGCCCGGTCCGGGCTGCGCGACGACCCGTACGTGCCGCTGGCTCTGGGCATGGCCGCGCTGGCGGCGAATGCCCAGGGCCGCCATGCCGAGGCCGTCGCCGCGTACGGCGGGCTGCTGCCGGAGTTCGGCAGGATCCTCGGTGCCGCGCACCCGCAGACCCTGAAGCTGCGCTCGGACCGGGCGCAGGCGCTGAGCGCGCTCGCCCGGTACGCGGAGAGCGAGGCCGAGTGCACGGCGTTGGCCAGGATCGCCCGCCGCGGCGCCGGCCCGCACATGGCCCTCCTGGCGGCGGCCGCCCGCAACGGACAGATCTTCGCCCTGAACGGCCTGGGCCGGCACACCGAGGCCGAGACCGTCGCCCGGGAAGCCCTGGCCGCCCACGGCGACCGGGACAGGTTCCGCCTCGTCCTGCTGCTCGGTCTGGCCCGCAGCCTGAACGGCCAGGGCCGGCACACCGAGGCGCTCGCCGAGGCCGGGCGCGCCGACGAGCTGCGCCGCGGCCTGCCCGAGGGCGAGGGACGCTCGGAGATCGGTGGTGTCGAACTGGCCTTCTCCACGGCTCTGTTCGGGCTGGGACGGGACGCCGAGGCCCGTACTCTGGCCGCTACGGCCCACGCCTCCTGCCTGGCCGCTTTCGGCCCGGACCACCGCCGCACCGTCGAGGCCCGGGAAGTTCTCGACCGCGCCGACACCCCTGACCGGCCCCACACCTGA
- a CDS encoding serine protease, giving the protein MRRHRTAAGTLLAVGALFAGGLAGAGAADAAPRHTAHRPSAAVRTAPAAEQHRARTFWTPERMRGATPLDLLLTRQAARSLKTPHAGASSTTVAPTAAPASFPQAGGPWTAGGAVVPTSGRVFFTFQGRTASCTGNAVTSQNASTVITAGHCVKYQGSWHTNWVFVPGYDNGNAPYGQWSAAKTLTTPQWEASEDINYDVGAAVVTPLNGRNLTSVVGAQGVQFNGGYNKQMYSFGFPAASPYDGTKLIYCSGNSSKDFLFSQDHSLGCNMTGGSSGGPWFTGFSESAGTGLQVSVNSFGYVFLPNRMFGPYFGDVVKALYDKAQAA; this is encoded by the coding sequence GTGAGACGCCATCGCACTGCCGCGGGCACACTCTTGGCCGTCGGAGCCCTGTTCGCCGGCGGACTCGCCGGCGCCGGTGCCGCGGACGCGGCGCCCCGGCACACGGCCCACCGACCGTCCGCGGCGGTCCGCACCGCCCCGGCCGCCGAACAGCACCGGGCCCGCACCTTCTGGACCCCCGAGCGCATGCGCGGCGCCACCCCCCTCGATCTGCTGCTCACCCGGCAGGCCGCGAGGAGCCTGAAAACCCCGCACGCCGGGGCGAGCTCCACGACCGTCGCACCCACCGCCGCCCCCGCCTCCTTCCCGCAGGCCGGCGGACCGTGGACCGCCGGCGGCGCCGTCGTCCCGACCTCGGGGCGGGTGTTCTTCACCTTCCAGGGCCGCACCGCGTCCTGCACGGGCAACGCGGTGACCAGCCAGAACGCCAGCACCGTCATCACTGCCGGGCACTGTGTGAAGTACCAGGGCAGCTGGCACACCAACTGGGTCTTCGTACCGGGCTACGACAACGGCAACGCCCCGTACGGTCAGTGGAGCGCGGCCAAGACCCTCACCACCCCGCAGTGGGAGGCGAGCGAGGACATCAACTACGACGTCGGCGCGGCGGTCGTGACCCCGCTGAACGGCCGGAACCTCACCTCGGTCGTCGGCGCCCAGGGCGTCCAGTTCAACGGCGGCTACAACAAGCAGATGTACTCCTTCGGCTTCCCGGCCGCGTCGCCGTACGACGGCACGAAGCTGATCTACTGCAGCGGCAACAGCTCCAAGGACTTCCTCTTCTCGCAGGACCACAGCCTCGGCTGCAACATGACCGGCGGGTCCAGCGGCGGCCCCTGGTTCACCGGGTTCAGCGAGTCCGCCGGTACCGGGCTTCAGGTCTCCGTGAACAGCTTCGGCTACGTCTTCCTGCCCAACCGGATGTTCGGCCCGTACTTCGGAGACGTCGTCAAGGCCCTGTACGACAAGGCACAGGCCGCCTAG
- a CDS encoding sensor histidine kinase, translated as MIALALLAGGALLFAAGLATGRLLVRRAAEERADLGTPVERAAFHTLHTASVAAPPLRAGLTEDAARKAVRRLRPLFGTAALALTAEDRTLAWDGPGRHHEEAALDRARQVLGTGRTRTFTVDCRDPDCPVRWGAAAPLTVDQRVLGALVVLGVRESAPVVRATEEVARWVSVQLELADLDRARTGLIEAEIRALRAQISPHFIYNSLAAIASFVRTDPERARELLLEFADFTRYSFRRHGEFTTLAEELRSVEQFLELVRARFGQRLEVTLQIAPEVLPVAVPFLCLQPLVENAVKHGLEESVERSRITIAAQDEGAVARIVIEDNGVGMEPDRLRRILRGEGSPSSGIGLRNVDERLRQVYGDEHGLVIETGVGAGMKITARIPKYRPGVHSSPPRGRLDRLG; from the coding sequence ATGATCGCGCTCGCCCTGCTCGCGGGCGGCGCCCTGCTGTTCGCCGCGGGACTCGCCACCGGCCGGCTGCTGGTGCGCCGGGCCGCCGAGGAGCGGGCGGACCTCGGCACGCCCGTGGAGCGCGCGGCCTTCCACACCCTGCACACCGCTTCCGTGGCCGCGCCCCCGCTGCGCGCCGGACTCACCGAGGACGCGGCGCGCAAGGCGGTGCGCCGCCTCCGTCCGCTGTTCGGCACGGCCGCCCTCGCGCTCACCGCCGAGGACCGGACGCTGGCCTGGGACGGCCCCGGCCGGCATCACGAGGAGGCGGCCCTGGACCGGGCCCGCCAGGTGCTGGGCACCGGCCGCACGCGGACCTTCACCGTCGACTGCCGGGATCCGGACTGCCCGGTGCGCTGGGGCGCCGCCGCGCCGCTCACCGTCGACCAGCGGGTGCTCGGCGCCCTCGTCGTGCTGGGCGTCAGGGAGTCCGCCCCGGTGGTCCGTGCCACCGAGGAGGTGGCGCGGTGGGTCTCGGTACAGCTCGAACTCGCCGACCTCGACCGGGCCCGCACCGGCCTGATCGAGGCGGAGATCCGGGCGCTGCGCGCGCAGATCTCCCCGCACTTCATCTACAACTCGCTGGCGGCGATCGCCTCGTTCGTCCGCACCGACCCCGAGCGGGCCCGTGAACTCCTCCTGGAGTTCGCCGACTTCACCCGCTACTCGTTCCGTCGGCACGGCGAGTTCACCACCCTCGCGGAGGAACTGCGCTCCGTCGAGCAGTTCCTGGAGCTGGTGCGCGCCCGGTTCGGGCAGCGCCTGGAGGTGACCCTGCAGATCGCCCCCGAGGTGCTGCCCGTGGCGGTTCCCTTCCTGTGCCTCCAGCCCCTGGTGGAGAACGCGGTCAAACACGGACTGGAGGAGAGCGTCGAGCGCAGCCGGATCACCATCGCCGCGCAGGACGAGGGGGCGGTGGCCCGGATCGTCATCGAGGACAACGGGGTCGGTATGGAGCCGGACCGGCTCCGCCGGATCCTGCGCGGCGAGGGCAGCCCCTCGTCGGGCATCGGGCTGCGCAACGTCGACGAGCGGCTGCGGCAGGTCTACGGGGACGAGCACGGCCTCGTGATCGAGACCGGCGTCGGGGCGGGCATGAAGATCACCGCGCGGATTCCCAAGTACCGTCCCGGAGTGCACAGTTCGCCCCCGCGTGGCCGCCTCGACCGGCTCGGCTAG
- a CDS encoding cation acetate symporter has translation MNQTYGIVAVSAAVVATLVIGSTGLRISRTTSDFYVASRTVPPYLNAMAVSGEYLSAASFLGIAGLVAAQGVDMLWFPVGYTAGYLVLLAFVAAPLRRSGAYTLPDFAESRLESRAARRVASVLVVGVGWLYLLPQLQGAGLTLGLVTGAPRELGGVLVAVVVTLAVAAGGMRGITFVQAFQYCLKLAALLVPALFLAAAWHGDPSPGAALDEPPTFRRHTVVTVDSTVRLRIAEPLRADVTGTVDDERHDGGRVSLGPGVHEVRAGTTLRFPPDTPVPERDADGGWHTGASSWATPLSGGRDDHPLYTTYGLICATFLGTMGLPHVLVRFYTNPDGRAARRTTVIVLALVGGFYLLPPLYGLLGRVYAPDLLLTGNTDAAVLVLSERLVGGVVGDLLGALIAAGACAAFLSTASGLTLSVAGVLSQDVLPSLGVRHFRLATLLAIAVPTTASAAVSGLPVANAVGLAFAVAASSFCPLLVLGIWWRGLTAPGAIAGLLTGGGSALTAVALTIAGPLADGWAHTLLAWPAVWSVPLGFLTMILVSLATRHRIPAGTEAAMARLHLPERAAARGAHQPPGATS, from the coding sequence GTGAACCAGACGTACGGCATCGTGGCCGTGTCCGCGGCGGTCGTCGCGACCCTGGTGATCGGGTCGACGGGACTGCGCATCTCCCGCACCACCTCGGACTTCTACGTCGCCTCCCGCACCGTGCCGCCGTACCTCAACGCCATGGCCGTCAGCGGCGAGTACCTCTCGGCGGCCTCCTTTCTCGGCATCGCCGGACTCGTCGCCGCCCAGGGCGTCGACATGCTGTGGTTCCCCGTCGGGTACACCGCCGGCTACCTGGTCCTCCTCGCGTTCGTCGCCGCCCCGCTGCGCCGCTCCGGCGCCTACACGCTGCCCGACTTCGCCGAGTCGCGCCTGGAGTCGAGGGCCGCGCGGCGCGTGGCCAGCGTGCTCGTCGTCGGCGTCGGCTGGCTCTACCTCCTGCCCCAGCTCCAGGGCGCCGGCCTCACCCTGGGCCTGGTCACCGGCGCACCGAGAGAACTGGGCGGCGTGCTCGTCGCGGTCGTCGTCACCCTGGCCGTGGCGGCGGGCGGGATGCGCGGGATCACCTTCGTCCAGGCGTTCCAGTACTGCCTGAAGCTGGCCGCGCTCCTGGTGCCCGCGCTGTTCCTGGCCGCCGCCTGGCACGGCGACCCGAGCCCCGGAGCGGCCCTGGACGAGCCGCCGACCTTCCGGCGGCACACCGTGGTCACCGTGGACAGCACCGTCCGCCTCAGGATCGCGGAGCCGCTGCGCGCCGACGTGACCGGCACCGTGGACGACGAGCGCCACGACGGCGGCCGCGTGTCGCTGGGTCCGGGCGTGCACGAGGTCCGGGCCGGTACGACACTGCGGTTCCCGCCGGACACCCCGGTACCCGAGCGCGACGCCGACGGCGGCTGGCACACCGGCGCCTCCAGCTGGGCGACCCCGCTGTCCGGCGGCAGGGACGACCACCCGCTGTACACGACGTACGGGCTGATCTGCGCGACCTTCCTCGGCACCATGGGACTGCCCCATGTACTGGTCCGCTTCTACACCAACCCCGACGGCCGCGCGGCCCGGCGCACCACCGTGATCGTCCTCGCCCTGGTCGGCGGCTTCTACCTGCTGCCACCCCTGTACGGTCTCCTCGGCCGTGTCTACGCCCCCGACCTGCTCCTCACCGGCAACACCGACGCCGCCGTCCTCGTCCTGTCCGAACGCCTCGTCGGAGGCGTCGTCGGCGACCTCCTCGGCGCCCTGATCGCCGCCGGTGCCTGCGCCGCCTTCCTGTCCACCGCGTCCGGACTCACCCTGTCCGTCGCGGGCGTGCTCAGCCAGGACGTCCTGCCCTCCCTGGGCGTCCGCCACTTCCGGCTGGCGACGCTGCTGGCGATCGCCGTGCCGACCACGGCCAGCGCGGCCGTCAGCGGGCTGCCCGTGGCCAACGCCGTGGGGCTGGCCTTCGCCGTGGCCGCCTCGTCCTTCTGCCCGCTGCTGGTGCTCGGCATCTGGTGGCGCGGACTCACCGCGCCCGGCGCGATCGCGGGCCTGCTCACCGGCGGGGGCAGCGCCCTCACCGCCGTCGCCCTGACCATCGCCGGACCACTGGCGGACGGCTGGGCGCACACCCTGCTCGCCTGGCCGGCCGTGTGGTCGGTGCCGCTCGGCTTCCTGACCATGATCCTGGTCTCGCTCGCCACCCGGCACCGGATCCCGGCCGGCACCGAGGCGGCCATGGCCCGCCTCCACCTGCCCGAGCGCGCCGCGGCGCGGGGCGCCCACCAGCCGCCGGGAGCGACCTCATGA